GCTGCCCGCCAGCGATGCGGCCGCCGACTACCGGGTGCGCATTTTTACTCCGGATATGGAGCTGCCGTTTGCCGGACACCCGACGCTGGGAACCGCCCACGCCCTGCTGGAGAACGGCGTTACGCCGCATACCCCCGGCCAGATCGTGCAGCAGTGTGAGATTGGCCTGGTGACGGTAAAAATTGCCGACGACGGTGCGCTGGCCTTTGCCGCCCCGGACGCGATTCTGACGCCGTTCAGCGACGCACCGATCGGCAGCGCGCTGAACAGCGACGCGCTGGAAGAGCAGCTGCCGGTAATGGTGGCGGATATGGGCATCCGCTGGCTGCTGGTGCCGATGGCGTCCAGTGATGCGGTGCTGTCGATTAAACCGGATGCGGTGGAGTTTGCCCGGCTGGTGAAAAAAGCGCGGGTGAATGGCGTGATGCCCTTTGCACCGCTGAAAGGCGAGAGCAACTGCTGGGAGGTGCGGGCGCTGCTGATTGAGCAGGGCTCGCTGACGGAAGACCCGGTCACCGGCAGCGCCAACGCCTGCCTGGCGCGCTACTTCCAGGCACGCGGCGTGGAGCTGGATTACCAGGTCCATCAGGGAACGGCGATGCAGCGAGCCGGGCGTCTGAACGTCAGCTACCGCGCTGATGGCATCTGGATCGGCGGCCAGACGGTCACGCTGATCGACGGCAGCGTGCGCCTCTGACACCGCTGCCCGGCGTTTTTGCCCGTCCCC
This portion of the Erwinia sp. E602 genome encodes:
- a CDS encoding PhzF family phenazine biosynthesis protein; the protein is MTQLRPFKQVDVFTSTPCNGNPLAVVIDAVGLSDAQMQAFARWTNLSETTFVLPASDAAADYRVRIFTPDMELPFAGHPTLGTAHALLENGVTPHTPGQIVQQCEIGLVTVKIADDGALAFAAPDAILTPFSDAPIGSALNSDALEEQLPVMVADMGIRWLLVPMASSDAVLSIKPDAVEFARLVKKARVNGVMPFAPLKGESNCWEVRALLIEQGSLTEDPVTGSANACLARYFQARGVELDYQVHQGTAMQRAGRLNVSYRADGIWIGGQTVTLIDGSVRL